The stretch of DNA ttgaaatgatCTGTCTACAGTCTACTCTGGGACTGTTCATCACATTAAAACACGTCCAAACTTTATTCCCTTTTCTTTTACTCATTTCCCTCACCCTGACCGCACAGTCTGTGAATAACTCATTTTATGTGTCTGAGGTGTATTATGTCTGAATAACTTCATTAAATACAACTGTGATAATAATTTTATAATATATCAAGAACTGTAAATGTACCGGTatatgtttttgtcactttccCGCTCCAGACCACATCAATGAGCGCGCCGTGTGCAACGCCATCGCTCCAGAGAAAGATGTCGATGGCTTTCATATCGTTAATATTGGGAAACTGTGCCTGGACCAGAGATCCATGGTACCGGCCACGCCTGCAGCTGTGTGGGAGATCATCAAAAGAGCAGGTAACGCCCCGTGTCATCAGATCTGTTCTTTAGATTTGATTTCAGCTTTTTAGGTGCTGCTCACCTGTTGTCCACTAGAGGGTGTTAAAGAGCTAGCTGGATGTAATGTACCTGTAGATCAGGGCTTCTCTAACTTTTTTGGATCCAGGAAGCTCCTTATAGGGGAGAAACACTTTCCAGTACCCCCTTATAATTCTCACGCTTATTAAATACTGCCATTTGTAGCCCTAAATGTGTGGAATAATGTATTGTTTTCACGCTTTAACTTAAATAATTCTGATCTTTGTACTAGAAAAGAACTTAAAGCATACCTGTACTAGAACTGTATATAAACATacaatgtgtttaatgttttaccaataaactaaatgtcaatatgtatttaaaacattttttaaaatactctTTTTGCATGATTTTATATCCATTGAGACAGACATCACACTTCACATTAACATATGGAGagaaaattgtctttttttaatgcaatcaaacaaaaaattggttttgaaataaaaaaaaaaaaaattttaaacaaaataatgcatttgaaatttaaaaaaaaagatttgtaaacaaaaataatggatttgtaataaaaaaaaaattgtaaacaaaactgtcattaatattttatttttatttttattttttaatgctggTTTTATTCATAAATTAAGTATTAGCTTTAACGAGACTGCGTTTCCTGAAGTCTTGATTGTGTTTGAACTCCAAGATTGTGGGCGGAGCCTCCTCCGGACGATGTTAGAAGTCTTTTTCACACCGTCGTTCGAAACTGACCCATAAAAAGActtatggcccgggggccaaatcattgtgtaaatgaaactcaataatatttgcaggttctcagttttcctggtgcttatatcacatgattagtcatttttaatgttaaacagtttaaaaaaacaaagcaaattcTTACAAATTCCTTCAATTTTActtgtttaaatataaattgcaTCAGTTATTGCTTGATATGGTCAGTTTCtaacatatttagtattttatgtacacgtagaagtgcaaactagggaacaataatgttgaaataacttgttttcccgcataaaatctgtggcccacttgagatcaaactgctcggtatttggcccctgaacaagAATGTGTTTGACAGCCTGAGTTAGAGGGAAAAATGTGTATGAAGGTGTTCTCTTCATGGCATCGTTCAAGTTCTTGCTTGTCTCAGTTGTGGAGTAAGAAATCTTATCAAacatgattgtttttttaaaaacaaacttctcCCTCTGGGAAATGTGTCCATCCAGGCATTGAAACTGTGGGAAAAAACGTGTTGGTCGCTGGACGCTCCAAAAATGTCGGAATGCCCATCGCAATGTTGCTGCACACGGATCGCCAGCATGAACGCCCCGGAGGTAAATCTGAGAGTGAGCATGTCAGCTTATTTGTGCAGTCGGTGAGTCAGCGCTGTGAAATGACTGGCTTGTGCACTTCCTCCTAAAGGTAAATGATGTTGCAACATCTTGGCTTTTCCTCAAAATACAAAGCGTTGCTTTGTTGCTCTATCGAAGATGCAAATCAGATGAAATCTTTCTGGACTCATTAACTgtcaataaacaaaaacatgctgcaggagaaaaaaaagaaaaaagcagggAGTGTGGAGGGAAAACACTATGTTACAGCAGCGCGTGGTGCTGGTGAACGGATGGACTCCTTATAAGGAGCAGGTAGATGGATGTGGGCAGTTGTTGGTATTAAATGTTAAGATGAAGCAATGACATGAAAGCACTGAGGAAGTGCAGGGTAGGTCAGCACTGACGATAAATGCATGAAAAGAATGTAAATGAAATGGATGAATCATTAAATGAAAATCCTTcaacaaaaatctaaattaaaaccaactttattcattttagcAGATGTTTTTGGATCATCTAAAGAGAtacggatccttaaaaagttttaaaaggcATAAAATTAATGaattcttcattgtttttacaaacgtggcctaaaacctttgaaatgtccttgttagaagatctatgcctaacgaaacacattattttgtaccatatttgttttattaactttaaaaatgggactactttaccgttttcgagtctgtgcgccgccatgttgaaacgACGTCATAGATGACACGATTCACCCTTTTCattccattgagttctatatgaggtgaagcattcaggatcatttagcagctttttcagtcaaaatgacaacttgtgctgctttgggttgctctaaaaatcagtaaaagttaaaaaaaagtcggTGAAAACCTCGtgtttaccgaaatttgataaacaaaatccacgacccgaaaaaatctgtgaccgcagggggcgacagttacAACTCTGCTGTAAAAACAGTGGTTGATCcctttaattgtcattaaaatgtcttaaatcaatgtttcaaaagtagttttaacacataattatgattttatgattgtaattaagctcacatttaaaaataagtggtaacattcatttttcttaaaaaaattataatttaccttAACATTGCGCAATCATGACAGCGGACTAAGGTGACGTGGTTGCAGCGGGACTCGAAAGTTGCCTGTTCAACGAACACGATTTTTCTTGTgtgattttcattattttagtctggttttttttggtgtaatttactctcattttgtgtatttttgtttttttactttggggatcaccagttgcacgtctgcactagacactggaaaaagTGCTTCCTAATCCTATGCGATTGATGTGGCATATTTTTcctgaagttggtcttaaattttatttcaaatggcaataaaaaaagtcttaaagatttgatttaatttgactgaaccCAGAGTTAGACTGTTTTCTGTGTGAATGTTATTTGTATGTCctattttatctgtttgttgTCCTTAGGAATGGCCATgcatatatactatagtctgtGATGTGGACCGCAGGAAAACTACTGCTTTAGCAGTATGGCTAATGGGGAtgtacataaaaacaaacaaactcactAAAGTCAGGCTCAGCGTTTGTGATGATTATGAAGAGGAAAAGCTGATGTTTTAAAAATTTCTACCATGACTCGCTAAACTTCATGTGCAAGAGACAAAAACTGAAATCCACTTATTCATGAACATTTTGTTGAAACTGCAAATATGTGGGCgaagtttttattttcacacagtAAATCCTAATTTGGAcagtataaataattaaataaataaaattaacacaGATCTGTGTTAAAAGTATGAATCAACCAATCATTTTAATGATTATCAAACAATTAATATATAACTCTGTTTTCCTTGCATCATATACTCACAACCTAAAAAATGGAATCTGAAAAAGCTCAAATATTACGTtaagcatctttttttttttttttaaatcacatcggataaaacataataattttttttttttttttttctgttacatCTTTACTCAAAACAATAGTCATAATGTTTAAATACACAATGTGCAAAAACTTTACTCTTGTTTTTTATGAGGCAGATACAGACTTGATTTGCACAGAAggcatttccttttttttggtacaacctttctttgtttgttttattcccTACctcgaaataaataaaggaataatttaaaaaaaaattaaaatatatatatgtatgtatatatattctaaaatggtatttttctgtagtttacAATCCATCCATGTTGTGTAAACAGTTCTTTCAAACCTAAGGCAATATCATAAGTTATCATATTAGTAATCCTCTTTGATTgtaataaaaaagtattttattgtatataaaCATCTCTGTTCAGAGTTTTAAAACTGGCAAAACTATAAAGTAGAGGAAATGCAACCTcgtgtttttttaaaggaagtCACATATCAAAGACTGGAGATATGATGCCGTGAGTAATCAGAGTACACACCTTCACCTTGCATCAGGTATGAGAGCTGCAGGTTCTCTACGTGCTGGGACTCGCCTTTCCCGTCCTATCCTTCTTGTTCTCCTGTAATGCATTTTTATGTGGTGGACTTTTCATCCAAAGAATGAAGATCTTATCACTGATGTGTGGGACCTTTATTGTGCAAAAATTCAGTTGTAGTTATTACACATTTCACCTGCTTCTTGGTCAACCTTAAACGGTTTTTGAAAAGCTGTGATGCAACAGGACCATCAACAGAGATCCACTCTGACTCTGTGCCTGagaggtttgcatgttctctctgagtGCAGCCCTGTTTCTTTAATAGAACACATGAGAATATGTGATTGTGTGATTTTCCATAGAGCGTGTGTTGGCTCAGTGTTTCCTGTTAATGGGATGGGTTCAATCATAAAAATAAGACGGTTTAAATGAATCATAAGAAAATGGCAGAAATCCCAATAATCACCTGCTCGAAAGGATCAGCCTCTAATGTTAGAtgtaatgattctgattctgatgatacAATGATCTCTTTAGGGCAGAAAACATTGACCATCTCTTGATTGTTTTTTGGAAGTTATGAATTGTTTGCAGCAGATCCATAAATGAATATTTGTCTTAGTAAAACTTAACTTTGCTCTCAGAAAGATCAGTGTGTTTGTAACATGACAGAATTTAGAATAAAGGCCATCttaagcattaacacaggaaagaataaagggtttgtgtcattttttaaaaattatttctgttattttggataattttatcttatttaatgtgtttttggagtcgtttttgttgtcattttctgtatttttatcataattttgtttattttctcatttaatgtgtttttggaataattttcatgtgtttttgttgtcattttgtggatttttattgtcattttgtataatttctctcatttaatgtgatttctttggttgttttgtgtatttttgttgtcatttaaaataattttctcatttaatatgcttttgttgtcttttttgtgtgtttttgttgtcattttgtggatttttattgtaattttgaataattgttgtcattttgcatatttttgttgtcaattaaaatcattttctcatttaatatgcttttgttgtctgttttgcatgtttttgttttaagttatctatttttattgtcattttggaaaaaaaatttcatttaatgtgcttttgttgtcatttcatgtatttctgttgtcattttggataaCTTACTctcctttaatgtgtttttggagtcattttgtgttgttttctctcatattaagtgttttttaatagttattttgtgtttttagagttttgtggttttttttgttgtcatttggagtcattttgttcgtTCATTTAGGGGGCCACACAAAACTAGACTGAGAGCCCTATGTGTGGTCTAAATGATTACCATTTAGGTGACAGATGGAATTTAAAGCATTTGGACGTCGAGCTCCCTTTAGCTTTGATGttactttgcttttattcacacaaacaaTCCACTCCTCCCACCACGACTAATGAATTGCACTTTCAATCATGCCTAAGTTTAAACCTACAACTTAAGGACATGCACGTTACGTGCACAAAGTAGTAATTAGAGGTTACTATGTGCAGTCGTGCACTGAGCCGCCTCTAAGAAGGAACTGTTTTCTAAACATTGAAGTGTCTTGTGTCCCAGCCTGTACGTGCCTGGATTTGTTTGTGAAAATAAGTCTGCTCATCTTTTCAGGTGACGCCACAGTGACCATCGCACACAGATGTACACCAAGGGAAAAACTGAAAGAGCTCACCAGCCTGGCTGACATCATTATTGCAGCAGCAGGTAATTCAGCCATGTCTTCAAAACAAGCACCGATCAGCGTCAACCCTGCAGTTTTGGATCCACACTATTATCAGTAGTTTAAAGTCCGTGTTGGATGTTTTTCTCATGCAGAAAATTCtatatttaatgatttaattGAATCGGTTGTAACTTTCTTGCCGTGTTCGCTCCATTTGTGGCAACAGATTAcagctttaaagggatcctccactgtttttacaaatgtgaccaaaaatctttgaaatgtccttattagaagatctatgcctaacaaaacacagtattttgcaccatatttgttttattaacttttaaatatgGGACTACTTCACTGTGTTAAAGCTTGTGTTCacccatcttgaaatcatgtggtTAATGACGTCACATGtccccatttgcctgtaaacatcccattgttttctataacATTTGGCCTGCTGTCTAGATCATTGAGAAGCTTTTCCTGAGCGCTTGTGGAAATCTACCAAACTCGAGGTCCACAGGCTGCATCTAAGAGACTTCATCTCTTCCTTGAATAATCTGATTAAAGAGACAAGATCAAAATACTTTAACCAGCTAAAGGTGGTATTTGACACTATAAATTATCTGGTGTCCAGTATCCTACCTGCTTCTTCTGTCCCTTGTAAAGCAAATAGCAATGACTTAATGAGCTTTTTTTCTTGAAAAGATCAGAGACATTAAAGGTAAAACCCCAGCACCCTCTTGTTATGGCCCAGCCATCGCTAAACTGCCCCCACAAGTCTGGACTTACAGCTAAAATGAGTCCCACCTCTGCTTGGTTGATGTTCTCCCTTCTCAGCTTTTTGTAAACATTGATTTGATTGAGCCATGGgtcactaaaatgtgcaatctGTCTCTTTCTTCTGGGgtgtttctcattttgtctctcatagttgaggtatacttttgatgaaaattacaggcccttctcatctttttaagtgggagaacttgcacaattggtgccTGACTAAATAcgtttttgccccactgtactgCTTGTTTAAGATCTCAGAAGTCCACAAACTTACCTCTTTAATGGACTTCCTCTCCCATGTAAAAGCAGTGGCTGAGTGAGAACAGTTTCCAATTAAGCTCAGAGAAAACTGAGACACTCATTGTTGCTCGTGACATTGCCATCCCTGGTATTAAGCAACTCCTGGGAGACCTGTCTTTGATAAAGACATGTCTCTAGTGCAGCATTCAAAACGTTATTTAATAACTGATTTTGCAATTGCATAATATTGCCAAGCTGTGTGGTTGGACTATTGTAACGGTCTGTTCACCTGCCTAAATAAGTAGGAACTGACCCGCCTACAGTATGTTAAAAACACTGCAGCGAGGCTCCTGACTTGCACCAACAGGAGATACCATATTACTCCTGTTCTGAAGTCTCTCCATTGGCTTCCTGTTGTCTTCAGAGTGAAATAAATTCTGGTTCTGACTTTCAGGGCACTTAGCGGACAGGCTCCAGATTATTACACTGATCTGATCCAGCCCTACACTTCAGCACAGAGTCTGAGGTCTTCAGGCCAATGGTCCCTCGAACCAGTCACAAAACCCAAGGAGACGGGTCTTTTGAAGCCGTTGTGCCTCGTCTCTGGAATGAACTTCCTCTGTCCTTGTGAAGACTTTCTTTTTAAACTAGCTTTCCAGAGCTAGTGGAGCTGCTTTCatgattgtgtattttgttgttttgaatttcattgtgctatatgaataaagtttacCTAATTactttttgttcaaaatgccaacttgtgctgcttttggttgctctaaataagcgaactgcattttagttgaactagattaatatttgacaaagtgaaagtatagaaatatagTTGCTTaagattgttttaatttaaaaaaaaaaaaaaatacaaataacattaaaaaaaatctaacccATAACTCTACGCGATCCCTcatggggtcccgacctcaaggttgaaaaatactgatttagtggctcctgaatagattatttctatagtttttatcatttctggtcatctcatgcCTCACACCAAGACTGAcaatttatttgtacattttccatTTCGtgtctctcaagtaccccttgtcgtgccattgcgtacccccatttgataaacactgctctaaataatcagtaaaTGTTAAAGATGCCAATGTAAATCTCTTTAGTTTACCGAAATAGAGTAAAAACAGTTATTACCCGAAAAacatctgtgaccacagggggcgacagttctaaCTCTGTTGtgtggtagtagacaatgaagcagagaagaagagctcaccTAAGGGGCCTTTACAGTGCACTGACGCactctgatggctgaagtttagagcaactaaaagtagcacaaattggcattttgacccaaaaaagctactaaatgatctaaaaagcaggctccTCTCCAATAgtaaacaatgggatgtttacaggcagtggggccatgtgacatcaatcacatgattttgtGTTGCAGCCACGGTATAATGAAACTGACTAAAGCAGGTCTTTGGGAAGGGCCTGTGACTTTCTTCTACTCCTTTTATCATGTTTCAGTTTCGATGATGACACACTGCTTTTGCACGTTACCATGTAAATACAAATCACTCCACCCTGCACTGTGGAGCTCAGGGTTAAACTGAGCGTTAAATTCATTATTCATCACATTGTCTGCATCCTTGTTAAGTACCACTATGGAGTATCTTAATGGTTCTTGCATTTTTGATGGATAAGATtggtgtcaaactcgaggcctgtAGGCTGAAGATGGCCCAGACAAATCTTTGACCTGCAGGcagatttttgaaaatttttttttttagaaaataacaaCCAAAGCATGAATTATTGTATAAATCAACATGTGTTTTAGGTccagatatctcagtccctccaaattcaagaaaaataaaaacagtgacaCTCCCCAATATCTACTGTTTATAGTTACATGATTTGTCGTTTTTACTGGAATCATGTCATTTGAATCGTTTGCGAGAACTCTCACTGTAAAAGAAAACTTGCAAATTCTTAaagattatttttgaaattacacTAAAGCATCCTGAAATTACTAATATCTGTGACTTCATGCTTTAACTTTACACCTATGATATATAAGTGAATTATAGACATTTTGTTAAACCAAAAATCCAAACTTAAgtacaaaatgttaaaattgcttgTTTCTCtcccaaaaaaaatctgaatttttttgctCTGCCCCACCTGAGATTAAATGAGGTTGTACGTGTATGtggcccctgaagtaaaatgagtttgacacccctgttttgaatgatttttttcGAGATTACAGCAAataattttgatgttttttaaaacttatGTGTTTTGCTGCTGTTTACAGGCGTTCCTGGTCTGATCACTGCAGATATGATCAAAGAAGGGGCCGCAGTCATTGACGTGGGCATCAATCGCATCCCGGACCCAAACACGGGTAAATTACGACTCATCGGTGATGTCGACTTTGAAGGTAAGTAATCAATATGAATATAAACTTGATTTTAATGCATTAAAGCTGCTTAAACACGTatctaacttttttttaagCTCAACTTaattcataaaaacaacagaaatgtcactttagTAGAGTTTCATTTTTGTGGTGAAGTAGATTTATCTGTTGTTCCACAGAACAGAAATTTGAGGAATACATAAATAAGgaataaatattgatttttagTGTTTCCATGAACTGTTGGTTGTAGGAGTGAAGACGAAGGCAGGCTTCATCACACCTGTTCCTGGAGGGGTGGGGCCAATGACAGTCGCCATGCTGATGAAGAACACTGTGACTGCTGCTAGAAACGCTCTGatgcattaaaacacacacacacgcatttaCACTTTAATTTATACATTCATTGCCTCAAGACTCAATACCTGCTGGAAAATCTACTTGATATGTTTATACTGTTTAATtaacttattattttttatttatttattttgaaattcactATTTAAGAGGACTATTTTTTCTACTGATGTCAGCCGGGTTACATATTCCAGATTCACTGGAAAAGGactaagaaataaaaaagtattcTGTGCCATTAATGCAATCtgatcgtgttttttttttttttttttgcattcattttgacattatttTATTGGATGTTCAACACCAAAGACTTACTCATCGGTTGGAATATATTCAGTGAAAGTAcaatttattgatttgttttagaGTAAAGCTTTcctgaacattaaaaaaaagtggtatgGGGACTTCCCTGCAATGGAATGGCACACAGGGCATACCCCCACCTTGGGCTCGCTAAGAGCTGGAGATAAAAACAGATCCTCCACCGGCCagtcaggattggcagattgaaataaatgcttctgaggaatgcagacagaggttgcatcccacagtgagacatctcactcatattactcatagaaccgggttatatacataacctaaagttttgtcagtagcacaatggatggtctctgaaaatctccaaaatgtcgggaTGAAATGAGTTTCTGTgaattttatggatcaaatgagcacatgttgatgttgtacttggtcacattctcacttaaaatgctttcagaactttcaaaggtggagaatcaacagatatttagcatTAGTGTTCTTTTGGTTTTTGTCGTAAGTTTGAAATACATCTTaagaaacttggaagtatacttcagtgggaatggtcaaCATCCCCCATATAGTAGACAGTGCAgttattgagtttgtagtgcatagtacagaGTGTTTCATTTCAAACAAAGCCTAATGTAAATACCCCCTAATTAGCATAAAGGCCTACTTGTATAACTAGTAACAATTTTTGCTTCACCAGTAAAGTGTACTTGTCCACTAGTTAACAACATTTAAGTTCACTTAGTAGAGCTGAACaatggttgatatcactgattTATGCTCAAACGGCTTTCTACCGATAGCAGAATTCACCCACATTCACCAATGGGTGCCTAAGACACTTTGAAAGCTCTCGTCgtccattgggagcaacttggtGTTcggtgtcttgctcaaggacacttaaGCACATATTCAATCCTCGTCTGATTGAATCAGTAGTTTATAGACCCTGAAATACTTGCAGAAAGCCTTGATTCATAGACGTCTAAGAATGGTGTTGACATATTTCAATGTAATACAGAATAATTACCAAAAGAATTTCATCAAATCATGAGAATGAACTTGTATGACTACCGCTGAGACCTGGCTGAAAGATAAAGAAATGGTATCAACCCCCCCTGGCTGTGGCACTGGGGGCAGGTAGAGGAGTGGCACTAGGTTGTCATCTTCCATTCACTCCTAAAGCCAAACAAATCTACACTTCATGGGAAAACCTGACACTGAGCCTCAATAATCccaaacctaaaaaaaacaaaaacattctgTTAGTCATAGTAGTCCTGCCCCTTATAATGAGTTTCTGTCTGACTTCTTAGACTTTCTGTCTGATTAACTTATTATAGTCCAATGCTGATTTCgcttacttttttaatttttaattttatacaatTGAATATATACTTCCACTGAGCCAAACCATCTTTACATTTTCACCTTTACACAGACGATACGCAGACCTGACATCAGGTTGTCTTGCCTTTAAGACTTAGTCTGGATAAGCTGAAACTTTGTGTTTTGAATgctggattaaaaaaacaagttatttatATGTGGCTTGAAATATCAAAAGGGAATTAAGTTTTTTGAATGCCATAGTCGGCTACTACAGTAACAAACTAAAGAGTTTCAATAATCAAATCTGGCAAACGGCCTTCTTCCACTTACATAATATGTCTAAGATCTTGGCTCAGTGtgacacagaaaaacaaatcctggcactttttaaattaaaactaaattaatatTCTTCACTGTCACGATCAGCATCTCATTAAAAAGTCTCCTCTTGTTCCAAAATAATCTAACAGGCACGAACaagagagagcatatttctccagtttaTTGGCTTCCTTTACTGCTGGCCGCCTCAAATTTAAGATTCTTCTTGTTACCAAACTTCAAAACTATTTTACCAGCAGGACACTTTAGAACCACAGCACTGGAAGTTCCTTAtcctatatatactgtacattttctGATGCATCAATCAGTTCTCTTTGCTTTACTTTCTTTTtgctaaaatgtaaatgtgtccGACTCTCTTGCAGGCAATGCTTTCTATCTTTTTACCTCTTACTTTTTTTCCAGACAAttgttccttaggaaatccactttgatctcctgtcaTGTTTTGACTGACAACTCCTAGTCTTCAtcaaaggcgtctgctgatcactttgatgtttcctttgaagtttccttgacttccgtgtagtAATACCAGCaaaattctttttttgtcttattttttaatgatatgaATAACCGGTCAGGATATCAAAGTagatttcctaaggaacagttgtctgaataaatgaaaccttaaattattatttaaaaataatcttgctggaatttttttcttacacaatCGTGGCTTTAGATTTGACTGTTGCTGATCTGTGGTTTCCAGTCATGCCAACTTTGGGATGATTAGTGTGAT from Gouania willdenowi chromosome 9, fGouWil2.1, whole genome shotgun sequence encodes:
- the LOC114469775 gene encoding probable bifunctional methylenetetrahydrofolate dehydrogenase/cyclohydrolase 2 isoform X2 — encoded protein: MAASVSPLRSSLRICSPLTLHRHCCRMHRKPEAQWRHVHLSVTRHAAVVISGTELARQLHREIQRDVEEMVTQGNMRPHLGVVLVGDNPASRTYVKNKTRAASILGISSDTVVRPSNVSQEELLELIDKMNRDWRVSGLLVQLPLPDHINERAVCNAIAPEKDVDGFHIVNIGKLCLDQRSMVPATPAAVWEIIKRAGIETVGKNVLVAGRSKNVGMPIAMLLHTDRQHERPGGDATVTIAHRCTPREKLKELTSLADIIIAAAGVPGLITADMIKEGAAVIDVGINRIPDPNTGKLRLIGDVDFEGVKTKAGFITPVPGGVGPMTVAMLMKNTVTAARNALMH